The Humulus lupulus chromosome 7, drHumLupu1.1, whole genome shotgun sequence region ttcaaTACATTGGAACAATCTTTCAATGTAAAAATAATATAAGCTTCACTATAATATTCACTATCACCGAAAATAATATAGATTGCTGACATTTAAGATTCATGTGAGGTATTCTAGACACTTTATTTATCACCGAAAATTAAGAATATATATTTCTAACAGTTAAACTCAACATACCAACTAAtaatgatataatgatatatatgtGTGCATATAATAAAATGTTGACAAATAAagataaacataaataatatggTTATCCATAAATAATAAGTGCAAACAATCTTTGAATGCAAAAATTACAACTTAATCATCACTATAATATTCATTATCACTATCATTCTCATTTTCTTCTACATTATCTTCTTCTAAgtccatctcttcctcttcctctttctCTTCCTCTTCATCGACCAtctcctcttcctcttcatcgaccatttcctcttcctcttcctcttcaccTTCCTCTTGATCAACAGGAGTATCTACATTGACAACATATGGCGATTGATCTCTACGGCAAAAATTGATTTCTGGCAACGGACCAAGATCGACAAACAATTGGAAATCAGATGTTATTGTGTCATGCATAACATCTATTTCAATGGGATCCAACTGTTCATAAGCTGCTGGGGTGTCCCACACATTTCTATGATGAACTTCTTCAACAATTTTCCAATCCCGGTCATTTTTCAAATCATCAAGATAGAAAATTTGTTTTGCCTGAGTTGCCAAGATAAACTTGTCATTTTTGTACCACTCGAACTTAGTAAATATACTGGTTATATTATTTTCATGCTTCATCCTACTCTTGGTAGGATCTGTATCAAACCATTtacacttaaataatacaacagaacaaccagCAAGGTATGACATCACTATAACCTCTTCTAATTGCCCGTAGAAATTTTTGTTGTCTACTCCGGGTACTAAGACACCACTGTTTTGAGTTTTCAAATTTTTATCTCTAtcataatacaaaaatcaaactCCATTGACAATACACCCAGTGTATGAAGAAACAAGATTAGAGGAGCCGTTTGCTAAGGAGAATAACTCTTCAGAAGCTTCTGCAGATCCTGCTTGTCGAAGATTGTAAAGCTTATTGTAAAACCACATGGGGAACTCCTTTTTCTGTAATTGATCTAGGTTTTCAGCACCACTAGATAAAAGGATCTGCTTGTGCTCTCTACACATATAAAATATGAAAGACTTAAAAAATTTGAAAGATAAATGGAAGAGTAGATATATTGTTAGTGTGATCAAAGTACTTACTGAATATATGGGAGAATCTCAATGCAATTGTTGAGAATGTACCACTCAGCAGTTTTTTTAAGTTCATCGTCCAAAGTTGTTAGTGTCTTCTTACCGATCGGACAACCTTGAGATTGAAACACAGACAACTTCTTTAGTGATGGAATTGCATCAACATTTCTATCTGGACGATTAAACCTTGTTTCCACCCCTTTGAAGTACATAGAACAGAATGTCAATGCTTCATCGACGACATAACCCTCAGCtatggacccctcaggacgagctttattacGCACATAAtgtttcaattttttcatgtatctctcaaagggatacatccacctcatgtgtaCTGGACCTCCATCTATTGCTTCTTGAGGCAAATGTATCATTAGGTGAACCATAACATCAAAAAACGCTGGCGGAAAAATGATTTCTAGTCCGCAAAGAATTTCAACAATTGATGTTTTCACTTTCTCCAAATCAGAAACAATCAGAGTTCTAGCACAAATAATCTTGAAGAAAGTGCACAAGTCAATAATGGTCTTGGCAATAGGTTTTTCTAGGAATGAATGAACACCAATTGGCAAAAGACGTTGCAATATGACATGACAatcgtgggatttcaacccaGTAATCTTATTGTCATTTTCAATCACATTCTTCCTTAAATTAGATGCAAACCCATCTGGAAATTTGACTGATTTCAAAAACCGACAAAACTTATGCCGATTTTCAGGAATAAATGTGTATTTCGCTGCCGGCTTTTCCATTCGACCATTTACCATTCTCAGATGCAATTCTGGCCttatcttcatcttctccaaatATACTCTAGCGCTAATTGTATCTTTGGTCTTATTTTCCAACCCGACTATTGTGCCAACTAAGCTGTCGCatacatttttctcaacatgcatgacgtCTAGGTTATGTCGCAACTTCATAttggcccaatatgggagctcaaagAAAATGCTTTTTTTACGCCAACCAACTTGCTCTTTTGTACGTTTCCTTTTTTGTCCACCGTAGCTAACATGCTTACCAAGAAGAGATTCAGGCATAAAATTCATTTGTGTGAAAATAGCTTCAGTGCTAAATTCCTCTGGAGGTGGTCTTTTCTCAACTGAACCATATAACTTCTTCTTTTTTCTAATTTGGTGTCCCATTGGTAAAAAATTTCTGTGACCGTAAAATGCAACCTTATTTTGCAAACGAACTGATGGTGTTGATACATTGCAAGTAGGACAAGCAGTGTAAccttgaccactccatccagaaaaACTACTCCTCGCTGGAAAATCATTTATAGTCCACAATAAAGCTGCTCGAAGCTTAAAAAAACTACCATCAACAATATCCCGAGTCTGAACACCGCTCACCCATAATTCCTTCAACTCATCAACCAATGgccttaagaaaacatcaaaatcttttccaGGTGAATGTGGACCAGGAATTAATAAAGTCAACATAAAGTTAGTCTCTTTCATGCATAACCACGGTGGCAAGTTGTAAGTCATTAACACAACCGGCCACATGCTATAAGACAAACTCATATTTCCAAAAGGATTGAATCCATCAGCAGCCAATCCAAGGCGCACATTCCTAGGTTCCATTGCAAACGCTAGATTGCTACGGTCAAAATCCTTCCATGCTTTCCCATCTGCAGGATGACGCATGATACCATCTTCTTTAACACGCCCTTcatgatgccatctcatatgttgagaaatgTGCCTTGACGCATATTTTCGCATCAACTGAGGGGTCAATGGAAAATAACGCATAACTTTTTGGGGCACTTTCTTCCCCTTGGTATTTTTATCCACCCAACGATCCTCCCCACAAATTGGACACTTGTGTTTTCCAGCATTTTCCTTCCAAAACAATGCACAATCATGCTTACAAACATGGATTGACTCGTAACCCAAACCCAATTTCCTCATCAACCTCTTCGCCGCATAATGTGACTTTGGTATCTTATTTGGAGATGGGAATGCATCTTCTAACAACTCCAAGATTCCATCAAAAATTTTGTTAGGAATTTtccccaacactttgaaatgcatcaaCTTAGCTACGAAATTCAAAGATGTGTATTTTTCACACCCTGGGAATAACGGAGACTCCATCTCGGCAAATAAGTCATTATAGTATTGGCTAGTACCTCTGCATTCTGATGCTGGTGGTATCTCATCATCAACCTCATTCTCATCATCTTCACAATTGTTAGGTTGTGCTATATCATTAAGAACATCCATCATCTCGTCCTCGTGACATTGGTGGACTACTCTATTGGTCGGTATTATTTCCTCCTCTCCATGCCAGTACCAATTTGTATAACTTCGTAGAAAACCATTCTAAAAAAGATGACTTTCTAGCACACCAATCGTTTGCAATTCGATATTAATACACTTGTTACAAGGACACTTCACTAGTCCCCTTGTATCCACAAATTGCTGAGCTCTCTCAACAAATGCAAACGCTCCAGCAACATACTCATCAgaaaatttatttgaattattaatccaagtcttgtcgatcgacattttATAGGACACTGCACAgtgtaagaaattattatttgaattattaattattacactGCACAgtgtaagaaattattatttgaattattattttttcaatgaATTATCATGTTTTACAAATAAATCATGAATAACTTATTAGATTAaagtttattaattaataaattaagtgagtaattaataatcaatttaatttcaattttatatataatttagtaattatttttatttgatttaattatttgttttattatacttattttattaattattacttttattggttattaaatttagtaaaaaatttataagtttatGCATATTGaccatttataaaatatttatgaaAGAGAAAACCACAAAATGAATAACATAAATCTTATGGTTAttatttattgtataattttattgattcactcattactacttttttctttctattttttttaatgaacgcAAATTGCTTGCTCAGAGTTGATGTAtggtacatatatacataaatttcccTAAAAAAACACACACATGTACCATACATCTTAATTagaaatatatcatattttttctTGGGTAAACCTGACTCCATATTTCTTGAGGAAAAATAGTTGCATCAAGAAAATTGATAGACTATTACAAAAGGATGGGaagtaattaaagaaaaataacatCACAAAGAGCaacaaatatacatattattatgagaaactcaaaacttgtaaaaatagtaagacttctttttcttgataaaaaacaaatataCTATTTTAAATAGGACTAAATATGTGTAAATATCAATCTAGTTATAGGTAGCTATAGCTTAAACATATTGTATTAATTACATGGAATTGGATTAACCTCCACTTGACTCTATATTGGGTTCTCTTAgaacaatatatatttttctacatACATTAAAGTTTTACAAAAATTCAGTTGAAACATGTATTCTCTTCAACTTATAGcacataatgaaaaaaaaaaaaccaaaataaacaATCCTAAATATAGAGAATAAACACATTTGAAGAGTAAATACCTCAATAAATCAATCAAAATCCAAAGTCTTTCATTATAGAAAATCCTGCAAAACCAAGCTCCTGCTCAAATTACAATCAACAATTAATCGTGAAAATTAAAAATGTCGTGGTTAGTCAACAGAGtacaaattaataaaaagaagAGTAATGCAATAGTGATTTATTATGTGGTTTGGATATAAAGACACATCAAATACAACAATATCAACAAGTGCATATGAGCCATACCACAACTAGAGGCAAAACAAACTTTCACATTCTGTAAATTTCTGTCTGCAACACTAAAACTTATGTCCATGTTCGAAGGCATTTAATAGTGCAGtttcataaataaaattataatttcttttaattttcCTATTTAGTATGGGACTGGTGCTTGTTGGCTtgttgctcttttttttttagtcTATTATTTGTATGTATTAGGTATGCATGCTTACTAAGTTTGAGTTTAGCGAAATTTTGGCTCAGCTTCTTTAAAGCTACATTTATCGTGAGCATTTTATTTTGCACATGACACTCCAAACTTTGTTGAGAAATAATCTAATTGATTTTAACTTTCCAAATCTCCAATTTCTATTGCTATATTTTATTCCCCTTCAAAAGTTATAAGGCAAAACTTGCTGAGACTTCCCTGAAATTTGGGGACAATGGCCTATGGACTCTGAATGGTGAATCTTGTTTTTCTCCATTCTTCATTACATCACATATGATTTATTTGGCCTAATATGGCCTAATCAATCCAAACATCAATTTGTATCACATTAAATTCCGAGTTTAGTTGAACTGAAATACATAGCCAAATTGTGGACAAAATAGATACAATGTTGTGCAATGCATATCTTATTGTGGAAAAGTTGGTAGATGATATTAGAATGCTCTTTCAATTGAAACTACTATGTTCATATAGGTTGGTGAACTTATTGGTGGTAGTCAAAGAGAAGAACGGCTTGAATATTTGGAAGATAGGTTGGATCAATTGAAGCTAAACAAGGACAGCTACTAGTGGTATCTAGATTTGCGTCGATATGATTCAGGTGAGaattttttaagattattaagaatTGTATTCAATATTCATTTTCATTCAATCTTTTCTAACATTAGTTTCTGCCATAGGCTTACAATTTGGGTTttacaattaaaaatataataataattcaattaaatgtCCCAAAAAATTTCTAACAGTATTGAAGATTGACTTGACATCTATAATGAGTTATTTTTCTGCTGTGGTTGTTGTATGTATCATCTGCTATGCATTTGAAACGAGCCATGGTTTAATTTAAAGGCTGCGATTTTGGAAATTAAAGTTGCCAATCTGAGCACAATGTCTAACACACTTTGTGTTTACAAATTTGAGATTTTGGGGATGAGTAAAATACTTTTTAGCATATGTGGATTTCATCTGTGAGTTTCACCACCCCAATTGTGATAGAGGGTATGTTTTGGAAATCTTGTTTGATTATTTGGGATTAAAAATTTAAGGAGAGATCTAATATTTATTAGTTAATAGAATTGAGAACTGGTAAAATGGTACTCTGAGAAATtagaatataatataaaaaattaaacaaaagttatttattttctatGTTATGTGCTTGTGCTGAGTATTAACTGGATGAGATATTTTATAGTTTCTTCTCCTAGAGAGGGTTTTTGATAACAATTAAGTAGATTAAAAGAATAGCTCATATGCActtttattttttcaataatataattttatagtAATAGATAGCCCTTCTTAACCTACTACGAATCTACTAGACTATATACAGAATCCTAAAGCAGTTTAACTCAATTCTCAGTTATCTATctgtgataaaaaaaaaaggatgcaGTTGAAATCAAAGCGAACTATATACTCTAAGCTAATTTATTTTGTCTTTCTAGAAGGATTCAAAATAGCTATAATTATACAAAAGCAATGTTCAAGATACAGAATAAGTGTGAGTTTTACAAACTtaaatttgttgtgactaaaaataaggtttttgtttttatttttaaaagtgaaAATAAGCATTTTATAATATAGTGAAGAAACAAGTCGTTGAGTTAATAAGACAAACCTTTTGCCCGGAATTCATAATGAGTACACTGTCTTGCAGTTAATGTGTTGTTTGGTGCATGTACCAGAAGAACCTAGATTAAAGGAAAGGCAGAGAAAAATAATGAAGTTGTTGAGCTTCTGGGTGTGAATACAAAAGTGTTTTAGAGAAAAAGAGTTCTGAATCAGTGAAAAAGACTGAATAGAACTTGTATtatttatatagaatagataCAACTGAGTTCTGTTATAAACCAACAGAATATATATATGTCCATGAAAGAGTCTGTTAAGACAGCTGAAAATACAGTTGAAATAAACTAATTAGCAGTTAAATACAAGCCTAACCATATGTACTAACAGCCCCCTCAAGTTGATAGGGACCAACCACCACTACTCTCCTTATTGTGGTGCCTAATATTTTTTATTGCCCAAAAAATTTGTACATGTTTTTAAATCACGGGTGATAAAAAAAACACAGAAAGCAAAAGTTAATGTGAGAGATTATTATATCAACTTGCTTCATTTGGCCTCTGTTCTCTGGTGATCCTGTATGCAAGAGTGGAAGTAATTCAATGAAACTCACTATTTCAGAGTTACTATTTGACAAGATAATTTGGTGTACAATCTGTCTGTCAGATGAGGACTGAGGGGCCCAAACTTGTTATTTTTCATAGATAAAAGAGGATATTATTCTCAAATAACACACACATAGCTAGACCTAAAGAAAGGCTTGTTATTTTATTGTTTAGTGTTGTTTAACTTagacgaaaaaaaaaaaaagaatagcaTTGAGTGAGTCTTTACTACTGGGCATCCAATCTTAGTAAAAATAGTGAATCCTTTCAAACTGGGTTTCTGTTAAAATTTGGTTCTCTTTCCCTGATTTACCAACACAGGGGTAAAACATACCCAGTCAAAAGATTCCAAGTTTTCTCCCCATATTTTTCCTAGtctctaatttttctgaaagaaaaaataataataaaagggtTTGGGTTTACTCACTTGGCTTCTTGGAATTGCACGATCTGATTCCCCTTGTTGAGAATGATAATGAACGGTGAGTTTCTTAAAGAGCTGAAAACTTTACCCAAACAAGTCCAAAACAGGACATATACATGCAAAACAAAGAGGGAGTCGAGAGATACCTTCAGTcacaaaagaatatatatatatatatataaattaactgaacaatactaataataaaaaactaaatatttatatatatataaatatatgtacccGTCTCTGATGGAGCTTAGAGGAACCGTCTTCGTCTTTGATGGTTCTCACGGTCATCTCCGGCGGAGCTTGGAAGAGCCATAGATGGAGGATGCTCGAGAGGATGGGGGTTCTCACGGTCGTCTCCGTCTCTGATGGTTCTCACGGTCGTCTCCGGCGGAGCTTGGAAGAGCCACAGATGGAGGATGCTCGAGAGGATGGGGGTTCTCACGGTTTCGGGTTGAGGTCTGAGAGAAGAGAGACAGAAGAGAGTGGGGTCTGAGAGGAGATGGGGGTTCTCACGGTTTGGGATTGAGGTCTGAGAGAAGGGCTTCGGTCTGAGAGGGGAGAGAAAGGGGTTTGGGGTATATATGGGTCTGAGGGAAAAAAAACTGGGCAAAACAAAAAATTGGTGGGGAAAACAAAAATTTGGTGGGCTTTTTTATTTGGGTTCGCGGTAAATAGGGTAGACGTGGGGAGTAAGTCTAAAAGTACCTCTAGCGACGAAAATCGAAATGTCGTCGCTAGATGTGTCGTCGCTAGAACCCAATTTTCCTGTAGTGTCAGAAGATGAAAGGCTTTGAGCATTTGTAATTGAGGTTTTTGGGGCTCAGGTCATGAACCTGAGTTTTTTGTCCTTTTGGA contains the following coding sequences:
- the LOC133792581 gene encoding uncharacterized protein LOC133792581, with the translated sequence MDVLNDIAQPNNCEDDENEVDDEIPPASECRGTSQYYNDLFAEMESPLFPGCEKYTSLNFVAKLMHFKVLGKIPNKIFDGILELLEDAFPSPNKIPKSHYAAKRLMRKLGLGYESIHVCKHDCALFWKENAGKHKCPICGEDRWVDKNTKGKKVPQKVMRYFPLTPQLMRKYASRHISQHMRWHHEGRVKEDGIMRHPADGKAWKDFDRSNLAFAMEPRNVRLGLAADGFNPFGNMSLSYSMWPVVLMTYNLPPWLCMKETNFMLTLLIPGPHSPGKDFDVFLRPLVDELKELWVSGVQTRDIVDGSFFKLRAALLWTINDFPARSSFSGWSGQGYTACPTCNVSTPSVRLQNKVAFYGHRNFLPMGHQIRKKKKLYGSVEKRPPPEEFSTEAIFTQMNFMPESLLGKHVSYGGQKRKRTKEQVGWRKKSIFFELPYWANMKLRHNLDVMHVEKNVCDSLVGTIVGLENKTKDTISARVYLEKMKIRPELHLRMVNGRMEKPAAKYTFIPENRHKFCRFLKSVKFPDGFASNLRKNVIENDNKITGLKSHDCHVILQRLLPIGVHSFLEKPIAKTIIDLCTFFKIICARTLIVSDLEKVKTSIVEILCGLEIIFPPAFFDVMVHLMIHLPQEAIDGGPVHMRWMYPFERYMKKLKHYVRNKARPEGSIAEGYVVDEALTFCSMYFKGVETRFNRPDRNVDAIPSLKKLSVFQSQGCPIGKKTLTTLDDELKKTAEWYILNNCIEILPYIQEHKQILLSSGAENLDQLQKKEFPMWFYNKLYNLRQAGSAEASEELFSLANGSSNLVSSYTGYPTKSRMKHENNITSIFTKFEWYKNDKFILATQAKQIFYLDDLKNDRDWKIVEEVHHRNVWDTPAAYEQLDPIEIDVMHDTITSDFQLFVDLGPLPEINFCRRDQSPYVVNVDTPVDQEEGEEEEEEEMVDEEEEEMVDEEEEKEEEEEMDLEEDNVEENENDSDNEYYSDD